The Nitrospira sp. CR1.1 sequence CAATCAGTGGGTTGTGGGGCGGATCCCCCGGAAGATTTTTCGCTCCTCAAATCTTATGCTACTCCAATATATTGTTATTCACTGAACAGGTAGAGCTGTTTATTCAGGGGCGCGCAGCCTTGTAGGCATTCTTGTAGATGTGATGAGCGGCGGCGGGTACACGATCGATCCTGACAAAATCGCTGTAACGCTGAAGCCGGTTGAGTGGGGCAGTAGCTCCCCCTCTCCGGCACTCACCAATCTGACACAATCTCCTCCCGTTCCGTGAGTACACGCAACCGTACAAGCGTCCTAGAAAAACGCCTGTACGGTGAACAGGACATCATTGTCGTGATCACGGTGGTGATAGTCCAGGCGGAGCGCCCAATTCTGCGCGAGCGCGTATCGTTGCCCCACCGACCAGCGCACGTCGTCGGACTGTTCGCCCAACGCATACCGAAGATAGGTGGCTGAGGCCAACAGCCGCCAGCGGTCGGCGAGGTCGGCATAAAAACCCGCCGAGGCACCACCGCCCACACGGTGCCGTTCCTCATAAGCCCGGCTGTAATTCCCCTCAACTTCCGCAAACGCAAAAAACACTTCACGGCGCAGCAGATGCGTTTCGGCCGACGCCCCGATCCCCCCATTCAGGCCCCAATTGCTGCACAGCTGGCACTCGCCATGCCTGATGGTCTGCATGCCGACATTCAATTTCCAGGACGGCGCACGAAACAAACTATCGATAGGGGACAGAGACACCACGTTCAGCAGGGTCGCCCGCTCGATCCGGGTCTGATCAGCCCGGTTGTAGTGGCGTATGCTCATCGCGCCGATCTCGATCTGAGCATCGGGCGTGTAGCCGGGCTCGGGATCGAGCAAGTCGTGGTACGCAGTCCGCACGCTGAATTCTTCAAAGGAATCGTTATTGCGCCAGCCTCCCCCAAGACTCGCGCGGGAAGTCTTGTGCCCCGATTCTGGTTGTGTCGCAAACGGCAGAATCGAGAGATCTTCGGAGGGAATCCGTAAGAGGCTGCGCGCAGTCAGGAGTTGCCGATTATGATCGCGGGCCGCTGTCGCCTGCGCCTCATCGCGCTCACCTATGTACCGTACGTAATCCGACGCCACATCCAGGACAAATGCCTGTCGCGGCAAGGGTAAGCTCTGCACGTCATGAGACTGCGCGACCGCCGCATCGCGCACTAACCGCTTGACCAGCCCGTGTTCAGAGGCGGTGAGATGTTCCCGTTTCCGGCGGATGAGGGTCACACGTGAGGGGCGAAAGGCGGTGTCCGTCACCAGCCCCGGTTGATCCGCGAGCAGGCGAACCGTGTCGGCAGGAATGGTCCAAAAGCGAAAGTGGTCGGTCAGATGGAGCGAAGGGTCCGCATACTCCAACAGCGACAACAGGTGATAGGAACAATTTTCTTTGAAGAAGAAATAGTCAAACGACGCATTCCCGAGTTCCCAGGCATGCATGAGCAATCGCCGGATCTGCGGCTCGCCGAAGTTGAGCCGGTACTCCCAGATATCGCGATTTTCGATATCTCGATACTCCTGCACTTTGAGGTAGTAGGGGATCGTGGAAAAATACCCGCGGTATCCCCCGAAAATGCCGCGCACCGGATAAGCCAATCCTTCGTCCTTGGGAACATCCGCCGCGAAATTAATGGTATACGCCAAGATGCGAGTGTGCGGCGTCTGCCCTTCCTGATCGATCCGCAATAACGTATGGCCGAACATGGATGCCGGGTTATTCATGAAGGCCGAGGGAAACACGAGCGTGATGGATCGAGCGTGAAACTCTTCGATCCATCGTTCGAACCGTTCGCAGCGCTGGGCCTGGAGTTGGCCCGGATCAAAACCGAGACGCTCACGGAGCCATGCATACCGCGCCACAAAGGCGCATTGAGCCGGCTGCTTGGAGCGACCCACCAGATCGGGCGAGAAAAATTGAGCCAGGGTGGCATCGAGTTCAGCCTGAGGATCGGTCTTGCCGTCAGGAGACAGAAAGAAACCAGGCTCGTCCTGCTCACTCGTAAACCCGCCGAATACATTCGCTCGATAGTGAAGGAGGAGATGCCATTCGCGCTCGTTTGCCAGCTGAGCCTGATGAGCCCGTTGACGAAGTTGGGACAGGTACGGCGCGGGCGCCTCCTGCGCCTGAAGAGAGGTCGCCAGGAAAAGACCGGCCAGGAGAATCAACAGACTCTGCACGATTGGAGATAGAAGGCATCGCAGGGCCTCGGCCAATGACCGAAGCCCTGCGATGAATCGATCAGCGGCTGACGGCTTGGGCGAGAACCGGACTCTTGGAGACCGCATCATTCAGCGTCTTCACCAAGGCCACGGACGAGGTTTCCCCATCCTGCACCAGTGCCGTGTAGCGCTCCTGGGTTAAGGCGAAGAAGGCCTGATGCTGCTCGCTGGGCACGCCCATCAGCGTCGCGAGGGACGCCAAGTGCTCGCCTTTTCCTTGCGCCATTTCCTGCGTCAGGTTTTCGAAGTTCAACAAGGCAAACATCGTGGTCTTCTGATCCGCCATGACCTGACCATCATTCGTACAGCCGGACGTTCCGGAACTGATCCCGAATGTCCCGCTGCCAAACGTGCCGTTCGTCGTGGCCATCATCACCTGCGGGGCGATGTTCTTCTGGTTCTTATAGTCCGCCCAGGCCAATTTCCCCAGACCACAACCGGGTCCTGTATCAGGATTGGCTGCCATCGCCAGCCCGGCTTGTGATGCAACCGCCGCCACACCCAACGCAACGATGAATTGTCTCAGCATAAGTCCTCCTCTCAACAAGTGAATGACCCCGCCCGATCGACTCTCCATAAATCGTCGCTCATTATAGCCAACCTCCGGCAGCATGTAGAGCAAAAAATCCGCGCATCGTCAGCTCTTGTCACTCCGCTCGATCGGCCAACATGATGTGCCGCGCTTCAATTGATCCATTTTGAAACAGCAACATTCCCACCGCGCGCGGGAGGCGAAAGCGTTTCGGTCCTGCCGATCCCGGATTGAACAACAGAACTCCGTCTCGCCATTCGGCCTTCGGCTGGTGGGTATGCCCATACACACACAGCGCTGGACGGATGCGTGCCAGTAGGTCCATCCCCTCTCGCGTCGGCCGGCCACCCTCGTAGAGACGATGATAGATCGCGATCCGATACCCTGCCAGTTCGACAAGCTGCTCAATCGGAATACCGCTCGCCTCGAATCCGTCCACATTGCCGGACACGGCGGTCACCGGCGCGATCCGCGCAAGTTGAGCGAGGACATCGCCCGGGCCGATATCCCCGGCGTGCAGAATATGCTCGACACCCGCAAAGTGGCGAGTGATCGAGCGATCGAACAGCCCGTGGGTATCCGAGATGACCCCGATGCGCATTCCATGCCTCGCGTTACTTCCTCGCCTCCGACATTCCCAGTGACTCTTGAACGGTCTTCCATTGGAAGGTGAACGGTTCAGGGGTTCGCTTGGGCAATGCCGCCAGCTCCGCCTTCAATCGTTCTGCACGGCCCGCACTCATGGGATGGGTAGAAAACACTTCGACGCGGGCCTTGTCTTTATCCGACAGCCGTTCAAAAAACCGGATCATACCATCCGGCGCAATTCGGGCGTCAGATAAGAGTCGAATGCCGGTGACGTCGGCCTCGGTCTCCTGCGCGCGCCCGAACTTCAACGTCACGAGCTCCATCCCCACCTGCTTGGCCAAACCGAGCACCCCCTGTTGATCCCCCAACACAATGCCGACCACAGCCGCCAGCCCCAGCATTTTGACCATGCGCTCCAGGCCGTGCCGCTGCAACACATGGTTCAATTCATGGCTCAACACTCCAGCCACTTCTTCGCCGCTTTCCGCCTTGGTCAACAAACCGGTGAAGACCACCACATATCCTCCCGGCAACGCGAAGGCATTCACCACGGGACTCTGCACCACGGAGATCTGAAACTTGTACGGGTTATCGGGAATGTTGTCCGTCAACCGCTGCGTCATTTCCTGCACCGCGCTGACCGCCGGACCGTCCTTTAGCACCGTCTCCTTGGACAGGAAGTCCTGGTAGACCGTTTCGCCGAGCTGCCGCTCCCATTCGACGGGGATTCTGGCGACCGCCCATTCCACAATGAGATCAGACCCGAACCACAACAACAGGCCCACCCCAACCAGCGCCCCCAACACTGTGCCCCACAGCAAACGATGGCTGTGTCGCGCGCGACGAACCTGCTGGGCAGCCCGCTCAAGATGCGCCGTCAGCTGATGCGGAGCCGCGCGGCGGAACGCGACGATCACAGACGGATCTTTCAGGTAAACGGTCCTGCGGGACGAGCCACTGCCCCACGACACCACCAGCTGATCGTGGTCCAATCCACCGGCCTCGACCATCATCTCCGCAAACGAGACAACTTGCTCGACGAGCGCAGACTCGCCCGTTGAGCTGATGTGCAGGCCATCCGCCGACACCGCCACCACACAAGGCGCGCCCGCCGACGGCAAACCATCACCGAAACAGAGTGCGTTGGGAGTCGCGTTCATCGGACTCGATCTTGCGGCTGATCAAAAGGATTGTGAACGAGGCCGCAGGCGAACGCAAACCGGAGGCGTACCCTCAGCGGTACGTTGAGGATTTGTCGTGAGCCGAGAACGAAGTGCACGAGCATTTTGGACAGCTGTTACTCGGAAACTGGAATGAACTGTCGTATCCAACTTCCAAAACTGCCGGGATTCCGGCTTTGGATGTAGACGATGCCGGGACCACGGAAGCGGCACACCAAGCCCTCGCCCGACGTCAGGCTGGCAATCCAGCCGGAGGAGGCCTTTTCGATGTTGTAGGTCGTGGTGGACGTCCAGGCCACCAGGTGGCTGTTGTCCACAATGTATTCTTCGTTCGGTTTCAACTCGATCTTATGGATGGCGCCGAAACTATTGAGGACCAACTGTCCAGTGCCGCCGATCTTCAGGATAAAAAACCCTTCGCCACCTAACAGCCCACGTGTCAGGCTTTGCATCTTGCTCTCAATCTTGACGCCTTCCGCGCCGGCTAGAAACCCGTCTTTCTGCACCATGTACTCATTCACGCCGTCCAACTCGAGCAGAACGATTTCGCCGGGCACCGTCGGCGCCAGCAAGACTTCCCCTGCTCCCCGGCTGGCCCGCAGCGTCTGGAAGAAAAACTTCTCGCCGCTCAGCATCTTCCGCGAAAGCGCCCCCAGAAACCCGCCTTCCATCTTGCTCTCGATATCGATGGTCGGCGAGGCAGCCACCATAGCGCCCGATTCGGCCTTCACCGTCTCACTTGCATCCAGATACACGCGCACCATGGGAAAGGCTCCCGGATACAGAATTTCACACTTCATCCATCGCTCCCTTCATGAACGCTCAATCTATTGCTGTGGGGGATTCTGTGGAATGTCCAGGGTCCTGTCAAGCCAACGGCTCAAAGTCGCCGAACACATCTCGACTCGCTCAACTCTCAAAGGTTTTCGCCCCTTTAGAGTTTACTGGAATCGACCGATAAGAACCTACCGTATTAGGCCCTCGGCACGGTTCGCTCCAGCGGAGGCCCATCGCATGAAACGCGTCGTGATCGAAGAGCTCACACCGGGAATGATCCTCGCCAAGCCCGTCACCAACAGCACGGGCCTCGTGGTGCTTCCTCTCGGCGCGGAATTAGACGAGGCAACCCTCTCCCGACTCCAGCGCCTGGGGCTGACCTCTCTCTATGTTGAGGGCGACGCCGGTGACGCCAGCGGAAAAACCCTCGCCGAATTGGAGGCCGAACTGGAACACCGCTTCCGGCGGGTGATCGACGATCCACTCCAATACCAACTTCGTGAAGCCATTCGCCTTCAACTTCGGACGACGCACGGAGTTGCCCATCCTCCGGAGGCATCGCCGGCCACATGAGCCCTTCAGCCAAACCAGATCTTCAGCGGCGAATCGAACAGGTCGGTGAGCTGCCGACCCTGCCCCACGTCGTCCAGAAACTGGCGTCGATGATCGGCCGCCCCAATGTCTCGGCGGAGGAAATCGGCTCCCTGATCGAGAAAGACCAAGTGCTGTCCGCCAAAGTATTGCGCTTGGCCAATTCGCCGTTCTACGGGTTTCCTTCGCGTATTGCCTCAGTGGCCCATGCAGTCGTGGTGCTTGGGCTGAGCGTCGTCAAAGGCCTCACGCTTTGCGCCACCGCGTTCGATATGATGAAAAACGCCGGCATGAACGACCTCTGGCGCCACTCGCTGGGGGTGGCCATCACGGCGCATATTCTTGGCGCCAAAGCCGGAATAAAGAATCCCGAAGAGGTGTTTGTCGGCGGACTGCTCCACGATATTGGCAAAGTGGTGCTCTACGTGAAATGGCCGGATATCGGCGGGCAGATCACAGCCGCGACGACAGGCACCTCCCAATCTCTCATGGAGACGGAACAGAACTTATTCAATGTCACCCATGCCGACGTCGGCGGATGGTTGGCCACGGCCTGGCATCTTCCTACGAGTCTGCGCGAGCCGATTCTCCATCATCACGCTCCATCGGCCGCCCACGATGCACAGATCCAAACCGCCATCGTGCATGTGGCCGATGTATTGGTGAAGGGCCTCGCCTGCGGCAATCCCGGCGACGTCTTGGTTCCGCCACTCTCCCGTCAGGCCTGGGATCTCGTGGGCCTCGACGCCCAAAGCCTTGCGCAATGCCTGGCCCAAGCCACGGAAGAATTTCAAACCATCGACGACTATCTATGAGCTGGTCCTCTTCCAACCGGCGTATCCTCCTGCTACACCATGACCCTGTCGAAATCGAGCGGCTCACGGCGGGACTCAACCGTTCGGGATTCAGTGTGGTCGCAGGGGATACCGGACGACTGGCACTACATGAATTGGTGCATGATCCCCCTTGCTTGGTCCTGGCGGCAGAAGGCACGAACGGTCGGTCGGCGGAGACCCTGGCGCGGGAGTTGCGCGCGGATCCCTTCCTCGGTCGACTGCCGCTGATCATCCTGATTCGGGATAGCCGGGTCAACGATGTGGATTGGGCGGCGCTCGGTGTTGACGACTATATTGCCGTGCCCTATCGACCCGAGGAAGTGCCACAACGGGTGCGCCTGTGCCTGAGTCGTCTTGAACGGTCGCTGGATGCCAATCCCCTCACACGATTGCCGGGCAACAGCACGATTCTCCACGAAACCACGGCGCGTATTGAAAGCGGCGCCCCCTTCGCCCTTGCCTATCTGGATCTCGACAACTTCAAATCGTTCAACGACCGTTATGGATATGCGCGCGGCGACGAAGTCCTCGTGGTGACCTGCCGGATTCTCACCACCGTCGTCAGTGAACTGGCCGGCGCCGACGGCTTCGTCGGTCATGTGGGCGGAGACGATTTTGTGTTTATGAGCGCGCCGGCCACCATCGAAGCCATTTGTCAGACATTGATCAAACGGTTTGACCTGGTGATCCCGGATTTCTACGATCCCGACGATCGAGGCAAGGGGTGTATCGACTCCATCGACCGGCGCGGCAACCACGAACGGTTTCCTCTCATGAGCCTTTCCATCGCCGTCGTCACCAACGAAGGGCGCACGATCTCTCACCCCGGCGATGTCAGCAAGATCGCCTCGGAGCTGAAGAAGATCGCCAAGGGCCTGCAGGGCAGCGTCTTCGTGAAGGATCAACGCCGGACGGACGGGACCGGTCCGACCACCCGCACCGACCTGGCGGCAGGGGAGTCCCTTGCCCCTCGCTGAAGCATGACGGTCCACCTGAAACTCGCTCATTGGTGAAGCTTCCTCCGCACCGGCATACCGAACCTCGGGCCTGTTCCCTCCCGAAGGCATCGGGCACCTCAACACCAGTTCCGCACCCATCGAGATTCCGCTGAAAGGTCCTCACGGGCGGATCAAGACCCACGGGTGATACATGCCCCATCGGCTTCGAGTGCGTTCTCGTCCCAGGTAGGAGCTGCAGTTCGGCAGGGATCACCGCCGACCTGCACAGAGGACCGGGGGAACCGTGCACCTGTCGCCGATCGACTGTTCGGCTGGCATAGGCGTAGGTTTGTGTGGAAACCCCTATGGCAGAAATGGTACGTTCCCGTCGTCGATGGGGCGCCTGATCGACTACCGACACTTGAACTGGCTGTTGCTTGTCGTCGCGCTCTGTTTCCCTGCCTGCACGACGTTCGATGTGAACACCGACCATGATCCCACCGCGGATTTCGACAGATTCAAGACCTTCGCCTTCGCCGGACTGGTTGCAGCCGAGAAGGCGGGCTCTACGACACTTCGTTGATGCACAAACGGGTGGAGGCAGCCGTGGTGCGTGAACTCACGAGCAAGGGGCTGCAGCAAGTCGAGGCACATCAGCACCCGGACCAGTCGGTCTACTATTGGGTTAGCGTGAAGGAAGCGCAGCGCATCAAGGGCGGCGGAACGGCCGTCGGCGCCCATGTTTGGCGAGACGGATATGGGCGGGGGGCGGGATACGGGCGCGGGGTCACGACGAATATCGGAACGGCGCCTTGATTCTGGATTTGGTGGAACCGGCCAAGCAAGAGCTGATGTGGCGCGCGACGACCGGCGGTGCGCCGGAAGATACGGTCGGTAACAATATCGAGATCGGGAACAACGCGATCACGAAGACATTCCAAGACTCTCCGCCCAAGAAACAGGAGCGGTGAAGTTCGAACAGGGCCGGCCCCGCGTCCGGAAGCTGTTCCGAAGGCTTCGAGCACACCTTTGACCAAGGAGATGCTCGATAAGGGTATTGATGACTTTAATGATCGGACTGGTTCTAATGGCCGCCCCTGCCATAACGCAAGGCACAGACCCTGGCACCGCTCTCGGAGCGGCGGACGAAGGCGGCACCGACGCGAACAGAGAAATTCTTCTTCAGAAGGTGAAGGCCGACAAGAAACTGCTGGTCGCAACCAGCATAGACTTGAGCAATGCGGAAGCCAAGAAATTCTGGCCGCTCTACAAAGACTATCAAGAAGACTGCCAAAAGGAGTTGGAGCAGCTCAATCAAGGGCTCGATAGGACGATCAAGGACTACGCCGATGAGTTCAATGCGGGCAAGGGCACGATTTCCAACGACAAGGCCAAGACATTGTTGAACGAGGCGTTATCGCTCGAAGAGGCGGAGTTGAAGCTCAAACGGACCTATGCGGGCAAGATCGGGAAGGTGCTGCCAGCGACCGAGACCGCCCGCTACATCCGGATCGAGAATAACCTTCGGGCCGTCCTCAAAGCGGAATTTGCTCAGCAGAGTCCCTTGGTCTACTGAGCCGGATGGCGCGTCGGTAGGTTGCGGCGGGGAGCAGGATCATATGGTTACCCTTCCGGTCATCGCCTGTCACGAATGCGATTTACTGCAACGAAAAATCGTCCTGCCACCACGGGGACGCGCCCGCTGCCGGCGCTGCCGTGCGATCCTTTACAGAGACTATCCCCCCGGTCCGGATCGGGCACTGGCCTGTGCCATTGCGGCATTGGTGCTGTTCCTGATCGCGAATGCCTACCCGATCGTCGGGCTGGAGGTACAAGGAAACCGGCAGACCGCCAGTCTCTACGATGCCGTCCATACGTTATGGGTCGAGGGGCGGGAGGATGTGGCGCTCCTCGTCGGCTTCACGGCGATGTTCACTCCGGCTGTTGAGATTTCCCTGCTCATCTCTCTCCTGCTCCCCTTGAAATTCAATCGCGCGACGGAAGGCACCGTTCCCATTCTCCGTTTCTTGCAGATCGTCCGGCCCTGGAGCATGACGGAGGTGTTCTTACTCGGAATCCTCGTGGCCCTGGCCAAGCTCGAGCACCTCGCCCGCGTGGAGGCGGGAATCGCGCTTTGGGCGTTCGGGAGCCTGATCCCTTTATTGATCGTCGCATCCATGTCATTCGATCCGGAGGATCTATGGCTGAACGTGAGCGGTTGACCAGGATGGCATTCACGAGGACGGCGGGCCGGCTCGGACTCCTCTCCTGCCATTTATGCAACTCGCTGACCAAGTCGGCGCCGGGGGCCCACGAAGGCCGATGTTCCCGCTGCGGCTCGCATCTCCGCTTTCGGAAACCGGACAGCATCACGCGAACCTGGGCGTTGCTGATCGCCAGCTACATTCTGTTCATCCCGGCGAACCTGCTGCCGATCATGCATACCAATTCCCTGTTCGGCGCACAGTCGGACACGATCTTGAGCGGAGTCGTCTACCTCTGGGCCTCCGGATCTTGGCACCTGGCCGTCATCGTCTTTATCGCCAGCATCCTGGTTCCCAGCGCCAAGCTCGTGACGTTGACCTTTCTAGTGGTGTCCGTGCAACGCCGCTCAACGTGGGATCCGCTGCAACGAATGAACATGTACCGGATCCTGGAATCGGTCGGCCGGTGGTCCATGCTGGACATCTTCGTCGTGGCGATGTTGGTCGCGCTGGTTCATCTTCAAACGTTGGCCACCATCCGCGCCGGCGCCGGCGCCGTGGCCTTTGGGGCCCTCGTGGTCGTGACCATGTTGGCAGCCATGGCATTTGATCCCCGCTTGATCTGGGATCCGCAATGGACGCGCCATGAATAGGCCCATCGACGAACTGAACCTTGCGGATCTCCCCTCTGCCGTCGCCGAAGGCCGGCGCGGCTGGTCCTTCCAATTCATCTGGGTGGTTCCGATCGTAGCCGCGCTGATCGGCGGGTGGCTCGTCGTCAAGGGGATTCTGGAGCACGGCCCCACGATCACGATCACCTTCAAGACGGCGGAAGGCCTTGAGGCCGGCAAAACGAAAATCAAATACAAGAACGTCGATGTCGGCGAAGTGAAGCAGGTCACACTCAGCGACGATCACCAACGCGTCGTGGCGACCGCAGAGATCGTCAAGGAGGCAGGACCCTATCTGGTCGAAGACAGCCGCTTTTGGATCGTTCGCCCACGGGTGTCCGGCGGCCATGTTTCTGGACTCGGGACGTTGTTCTCCGGCTCCTTCATCGGGCTGGATATCGGCAAATCCGACAACCGGCGGCGCCAATTCACCGGCCTCGATACGCCGCCGGTGTTCACTACGGATGTCCCTGGCCGCCAGTTCGTCCTGGTGAGCGACGACCTGGGATCACTGGGGATCGGCTCTCCGGTGTATTACCGCCAGGTCGAGGTCGGCAGTGTGGTGGCGCATGAACTCAATCAGGACGGAAAAGCCGTCATGCTGAAGATCTTCATCAATGCCCCCTATGATCAATTTGTGACGGCCAGCACGCGGTTTTGGAATTCGAGCGGCATCGATGTCGCCCTGGATGCGACGGGACTCAAAGTGGACACGCAGTCGCTCGCCTCCATTCTCATCGGCGGGATTACCTTCGAGGCCCCTCCTGGTTCCTCGCCGGTACCGCCGGTCGAGGAGAACCACACATTCGCCTTGGCCACCAGTCGCTCCCAGGCGATGAAACTTCCGGACGCACTGGCTATTCCCGCCGTCATGTATTTCAAAGATTCGCTCCGCGGCCTGTCGATCGGCGCGCCGGTCGAATTCCGCGGAATCGTCGTCGGTGAAGTCCAATCCATGCACGTGGAATTCGAGGAGAGGCAGAGCGAATATCGCTTTCCGGTCGGGCTGACGATTTATCCCGAACGTCTGGCGGCAATGGCCGCCGACGGTTCGCCCGTCGTCGCAGACCCGGCCACCCACCGCACGCGGTGGAATAGGCTGACCGAACATGGATTACGCGGTCAACTCCGAATCGGCAACCTCCTGACAGGGCAACTTTATGTGGCCGTGGATTTTTTCCCCGATGCGCCGAAGCAACAGATCGATTGGACGAGAACGCCTCCCGTCCTGCCGACCGTCGTAGGTTCGATGACGGAAGTCCAGGACACACTCTCGCGATTGGCCAGAAGACTTGAAAAGGTGCCGTTGGACCAAATCGGCAACGACATCCGACAGAGCCTGCAGGCCCTGAACCGCACCCTGGACAGCGCGAACCAACTCGTCAAGCGGCTCGATATGGATATCGTGCCTACGGCGAGAACGACCATGGAGGACGTGCGTAAGACCCTCAAGGCGGCCGAGCGCAGCATCGGATCCGATGCGCCGATCCAGCAGGATCTGCGTGAGACGCTCCGGGAGCTGAACCGGACCGCGCAGTCGCTCCGGACGTTGACGGATTATCTGGAACGGCATCCGGAGTCGCTGCTTCGCGGAAGGAAAGGGAACGAAAAGTGACCGGTCACCTCAGCCGAATCTCGTTTCTCGCAGCGGTCATTTGGCTTGCCGGATGCGGCAGTTCGCCGCCGATCCATTTCTACACGTTGAGCGCGGAAGCCTCACCCAATCCCCTCG is a genomic window containing:
- a CDS encoding M48 family metalloprotease yields the protein MNATPNALCFGDGLPSAGAPCVVAVSADGLHISSTGESALVEQVVSFAEMMVEAGGLDHDQLVVSWGSGSSRRTVYLKDPSVIVAFRRAAPHQLTAHLERAAQQVRRARHSHRLLWGTVLGALVGVGLLLWFGSDLIVEWAVARIPVEWERQLGETVYQDFLSKETVLKDGPAVSAVQEMTQRLTDNIPDNPYKFQISVVQSPVVNAFALPGGYVVVFTGLLTKAESGEEVAGVLSHELNHVLQRHGLERMVKMLGLAAVVGIVLGDQQGVLGLAKQVGMELVTLKFGRAQETEADVTGIRLLSDARIAPDGMIRFFERLSDKDKARVEVFSTHPMSAGRAERLKAELAALPKRTPEPFTFQWKTVQESLGMSEARK
- a CDS encoding diguanylate cyclase, whose amino-acid sequence is MVGHGLASSYESARADSPSSRSIGRPRCTDPNRHRACGRCIGEGPRLRQSRRRLGSATLPSGLGSRGPRRPKPCAMPGPSHGRISNHRRLSMSWSSSNRRILLLHHDPVEIERLTAGLNRSGFSVVAGDTGRLALHELVHDPPCLVLAAEGTNGRSAETLARELRADPFLGRLPLIILIRDSRVNDVDWAALGVDDYIAVPYRPEEVPQRVRLCLSRLERSLDANPLTRLPGNSTILHETTARIESGAPFALAYLDLDNFKSFNDRYGYARGDEVLVVTCRILTTVVSELAGADGFVGHVGGDDFVFMSAPATIEAICQTLIKRFDLVIPDFYDPDDRGKGCIDSIDRRGNHERFPLMSLSIAVVTNEGRTISHPGDVSKIASELKKIAKGLQGSVFVKDQRRTDGTGPTTRTDLAAGESLAPR
- a CDS encoding DUF3015 domain-containing protein, with product MLRQFIVALGVAAVASQAGLAMAANPDTGPGCGLGKLAWADYKNQKNIAPQVMMATTNGTFGSGTFGISSGTSGCTNDGQVMADQKTTMFALLNFENLTQEMAQGKGEHLASLATLMGVPSEQHQAFFALTQERYTALVQDGETSSVALVKTLNDAVSKSPVLAQAVSR
- a CDS encoding YfcE family phosphodiesterase, producing the protein MRIGVISDTHGLFDRSITRHFAGVEHILHAGDIGPGDVLAQLARIAPVTAVSGNVDGFEASGIPIEQLVELAGYRIAIYHRLYEGGRPTREGMDLLARIRPALCVYGHTHQPKAEWRDGVLLFNPGSAGPKRFRLPRAVGMLLFQNGSIEARHIMLADRAE
- a CDS encoding HDOD domain-containing protein; the encoded protein is MSPSAKPDLQRRIEQVGELPTLPHVVQKLASMIGRPNVSAEEIGSLIEKDQVLSAKVLRLANSPFYGFPSRIASVAHAVVVLGLSVVKGLTLCATAFDMMKNAGMNDLWRHSLGVAITAHILGAKAGIKNPEEVFVGGLLHDIGKVVLYVKWPDIGGQITAATTGTSQSLMETEQNLFNVTHADVGGWLATAWHLPTSLREPILHHHAPSAAHDAQIQTAIVHVADVLVKGLACGNPGDVLVPPLSRQAWDLVGLDAQSLAQCLAQATEEFQTIDDYL
- a CDS encoding DUF4105 domain-containing protein, with the protein product MQSLLILLAGLFLATSLQAQEAPAPYLSQLRQRAHQAQLANEREWHLLLHYRANVFGGFTSEQDEPGFFLSPDGKTDPQAELDATLAQFFSPDLVGRSKQPAQCAFVARYAWLRERLGFDPGQLQAQRCERFERWIEEFHARSITLVFPSAFMNNPASMFGHTLLRIDQEGQTPHTRILAYTINFAADVPKDEGLAYPVRGIFGGYRGYFSTIPYYLKVQEYRDIENRDIWEYRLNFGEPQIRRLLMHAWELGNASFDYFFFKENCSYHLLSLLEYADPSLHLTDHFRFWTIPADTVRLLADQPGLVTDTAFRPSRVTLIRRKREHLTASEHGLVKRLVRDAAVAQSHDVQSLPLPRQAFVLDVASDYVRYIGERDEAQATAARDHNRQLLTARSLLRIPSEDLSILPFATQPESGHKTSRASLGGGWRNNDSFEEFSVRTAYHDLLDPEPGYTPDAQIEIGAMSIRHYNRADQTRIERATLLNVVSLSPIDSLFRAPSWKLNVGMQTIRHGECQLCSNWGLNGGIGASAETHLLRREVFFAFAEVEGNYSRAYEERHRVGGGASAGFYADLADRWRLLASATYLRYALGEQSDDVRWSVGQRYALAQNWALRLDYHHRDHDNDVLFTVQAFF
- a CDS encoding TIGR00266 family protein, which gives rise to MKCEILYPGAFPMVRVYLDASETVKAESGAMVAASPTIDIESKMEGGFLGALSRKMLSGEKFFFQTLRASRGAGEVLLAPTVPGEIVLLELDGVNEYMVQKDGFLAGAEGVKIESKMQSLTRGLLGGEGFFILKIGGTGQLVLNSFGAIHKIELKPNEEYIVDNSHLVAWTSTTTYNIEKASSGWIASLTSGEGLVCRFRGPGIVYIQSRNPGSFGSWIRQFIPVSE
- a CDS encoding paraquat-inducible membrane protein A is translated as MAFTRTAGRLGLLSCHLCNSLTKSAPGAHEGRCSRCGSHLRFRKPDSITRTWALLIASYILFIPANLLPIMHTNSLFGAQSDTILSGVVYLWASGSWHLAVIVFIASILVPSAKLVTLTFLVVSVQRRSTWDPLQRMNMYRILESVGRWSMLDIFVVAMLVALVHLQTLATIRAGAGAVAFGALVVVTMLAAMAFDPRLIWDPQWTRHE
- a CDS encoding paraquat-inducible protein A — its product is MRARSGRCCQRPRPPATSGSRITFGPSSKRNLLSRVPWSTEPDGASVGCGGEQDHMVTLPVIACHECDLLQRKIVLPPRGRARCRRCRAILYRDYPPGPDRALACAIAALVLFLIANAYPIVGLEVQGNRQTASLYDAVHTLWVEGREDVALLVGFTAMFTPAVEISLLISLLLPLKFNRATEGTVPILRFLQIVRPWSMTEVFLLGILVALAKLEHLARVEAGIALWAFGSLIPLLIVASMSFDPEDLWLNVSG